In Cyprinus carpio isolate SPL01 chromosome A1, ASM1834038v1, whole genome shotgun sequence, the following proteins share a genomic window:
- the LOC109070419 gene encoding adhesion G protein-coupled receptor E3-like, whose translation MMLDCTSLYSQSLFHNIYEFNIYSLFTAGHFHNIYQFNFYSFFTAGHFHNIYQFNFYSLFTASHFHNIYEFNIYSLFTAGHFHNIYQFNFYSLFTAGHFHIIYTFYSYSSSTASHFYKIYQSRYYGLFTADLFHNIYHFYYYSLFTAGHFHIYTFNIYSHLLLQDVTKILDVVLNATEEVVTSSSADPKKLVSHGNRLLKASEKLVSMVVKQTNTSEYVNFTLDTVEGQVFMVGPQVTLDKIPRLDTTNSSVDIDLIGIAKNNNETRSAAVAFMSYNTMENLLKPDFFNTSNDTIKTMMSTVISATLPKTTNTKLTKPVNFTLKHIREFDPSGSLVCVYWNISEWIVDGCSVLKTNSSYTVCSCDHLSTFALIMQTSRPPKSDSLMDLLNLVCVIVGLVFFSLALLTFALCQWSPGVNNVARINICISLLLAHLLFLLTQRFLSLIQPLQVLCAVISGLLHFLFLSGFVWMFIEAVLLFICVKNLSQISSKKREVLSSGFLCVIGYLVALIVVCVSVGLVPEGYGSEQ comes from the exons ATGATGCTGGACTGCACT tcTCTTTACAGCCAGTCACTCTTCCACAACATCTACGAGTTCAACATCTACAG cctCTTTACAGCCGGTCACTTCCACAACATCTACCAGTTCAACTTCTACAG tttctttacagcCGGTCACTTCCACAACATCTACCAGTTCAACTTCTACAG tctcTTTACAGCCAGTCACTTCCACAACATCTACGAGTTCAACATCTACAG cctCTTTACAGCCGGTCACTTCCACAACATCTACCAGTTCAACTTCTACAG cCTCTTTACAGCCGGTCACTTCCACATCATCTACACGTTCTACTCCTACAG TTCCTCTACAGCCAGTCACTTCTACAAAATCTACCAGTCCCGCTACTACGG tCTCTTTACAGCTGATCTCTTCCACAACATCTACCATTTCTACTACTACAG TCTCTTTACAGCCGGTCACTTCCACATCTACACTTTCAACATCTACAG TCATTTACTTCTACAG GATGTGACAAAAATTTTGGATGTGGTCCTCAACGCTACAGAGGAGGTTGTAACCTCATCGTCAGCTGACCCAAAAAAACTTGTGTCACATGGAAACCGTCTGTTAAAAGCCAGCGAGAAACTCGTGTCCATGGTGgtgaaacagacaaacacaagtgAATATGTAAATTTTACTCTTGACACTGTGG agGGACAAGTCTTCATGGTTGGACCACAGGTCACCTTAGATAAAATCCCTCGACTCGACACGACAAATTCTTCTGTGGATATTGATCTCATTGGGATCGCCAAGAACAACAATGAAACAA GATCAGCTGCTGTGGCTTTCATGAGCTACAACACAATGGAGAATCTACTGAAGCCAGACTTCTTCAACACATCCAATGACACGATTAAAACCATGATGTCCACTGTGATCTCAGCTACTCTTCCCAAAACCACCAACACTAAACTAACCAAACCAGTCAACTTCACCCTCAAACACATCAGA GAGTTTGATCCCAGCGGTTCTCTGGTCTGTGTGTACTGGAATATCAGCGAGTGGATTGTAGATGGTTGTTCTGTTTTAAAGACCAACAGCAGCTACACTGTGTGTTCCTGTGATCATCTGTCCACATTCGCTCTCATCATGCAAACCAGCCGCCCACCAAAG AGCGACTCACTGATGGATCTGTTGAATTTGGTGTGTGTGATCGTGGGGCTGGTGTTCTTCAGTTTGGCCCTGTTGACCTTTGCCCTTTGTCAGTGGAGTCCTGGAGTGAATAATGTGGCACGAATCAACATCTGCATCAGTCTTCTGTTGGCTCACCTTCTGTTTCTGCTCACACAGCGGTTCCTGAGCCTCATACAGCCTCTGCAG GTGTTGTGTGCCGTGATCTCAGGCCTTCtgcacttcctctttctctccggcTTTGTGTGGATGTTCATTGAAGCTGTGCTGCTCTTCATCTGTGTGAAGAACCTATCACAGATCAGCTCCAAAAAGAGGGAGGTGCTTAGCAGTGGATTCCTGTGTGTGATTGGATATCTGGTTGCTctgattgtggtgtgtgtgtctgtcggtCTGGTTCCTGAAGGCTACGGCAGTGAAcagtga